The following coding sequences lie in one Carassius carassius chromosome 1, fCarCar2.1, whole genome shotgun sequence genomic window:
- the LOC132146085 gene encoding 3 beta-hydroxysteroid dehydrogenase type 7-like produces the protein MTNEKSTLTYVITGGCGFLGQHLLRVLLEKEKNIKEIRLFDKTVYPLQSHSTEHVKVVVVPGDITDYGSVRDAFQGADLVFHAASLVDVWYKVPEKAIYAVNVQGTENVINACVEIGIQYLVYTSSMEVVGPNVKGDTFVRGNEDTPYNIFHEMPYPKTKATAEKMVLGANGTKVKGGNSLYTCSLRPTGIYGEQHQLMKDFYLNGVRTGGWVIRGVPQNTEHGRVYAGNVAWMHLLAARALREHPDRLGGEYYFCYDDSPYKSYEDFNMQFLSTFNFRSLHVPVWVLWFIAWMNDSIRWLLKPFCNYTPLLNGYTLAVACTSFTVRTDKAFRHFQYRPLYSWEECLARTQSWVNTFPLETHTKDS, from the exons ATGACTAATGAGAAGTCGACGTTAACTTACGTGATAACCGGAGGATGCGGTTTTCTCGGGCAGCACCTGTTGAGAGTTTTGCtggagaaggaaaaaaatatCAAGGAGATAAGGCTTTTCGATAAAACCGTTTATCCTCTACAAAGTCACAGTACAG AGCATGTGAAGGTGGTGGTGGTACCTGGAGATATAACAGACTATGGGAGCGTGCGTGACGCCTTTCAGGGAGCAGACCTGGTTTTCCACGCAGCTAGTTTGGTTGATGTCTGGTATAAGGTTCCTGAGAAGGCCATCTATGCTGTCAATGTACAAG GGACGGAGAATGTAATAAACGCTTGTGTGGAAATTGGTATTCAGTATTTGGTGTATACAAGCTCCATGGAGGTGGTTGGTCCAAATGTAAAAGGAGATACATTCGTCAG AGGGAATGAGGATACTCCATATAATATATTCCATGAGATGCCCTACCCTAAGACCAAAGCTACAGCTGAGAAAATGGTGCTGGGAGCCAATGGTACAAAG GTCAAGGGAGGGAACTCTCTCTACACATGCTCACTACGGCCAACAGGCATCTACGGGGAACAGCATCAGCTCATGAAGGACTTCTATCTGAATGGGGTGCGGACTGGTGGTTGGGTGATCAGAGGAGTTCCACAGAACACTGAGCACGGAAGGGTCTATGCAG GGAACGTGGCATGGATGCACTTGCTAGCAGCACGTGCTCTGCGGGAACATCCTGATAGGCTGGGTGGGGAATATTATTTCTGCTACGACGACTCCCCATATAAGAGCTACGAGGACTTCAACATGCAGTTCTTGTCGACGTTCAACTTTCGCTCGTTGCACGTGCCCGTGTGGGTGCTGTGGTTCATAGCGTGGATGAACGACTCGATACGCTGGCTCCTGAAGCCGTTCTGCAACTACACCCCACTGCTTAATGGATACACACTCGCTGTGGCCTGCACATCCTTCACTGTCCGCACAGACAAGGCTTTCCGTCACTTTCAGTACCGACCGCTCTACAGCTGGGAGGAGTGTCTGGCCCGCACACAGAGCTGGGTCAACACGTTCCCTTTAGAAACCCACACTAAGGACTCCTAA